TTTAAAGATGTTACCGGTGGAGGGCATCTGCTCATAGTCCGTATGTTCAAGGAAAGTGCTCCTCTGAAAATACTTGTACTGATACTGTTCCTTAAGTTTTTTTACACAATGTTATGCTACGGGACAGGATTCCCGGGAGGAATATTCTTTCCAATGCTTGTTATTGGAGCATTAGTAGGGAAAATATACGGAGAGGTGCTACATACATATTTTTCATTACCTGAGGAATTTATAGTACATTTTATGCTGCTTGGAATGGCTGCATATTTTACAGCAGTAGTAAGGGCACCGATAACGGGGATTATTCTTATTCTGGAAATGACAGGGAATTTCTCCTATCTGTTTATGCTGATTATTGTAGTTACAATGACTTACGTTTTAACGGAATTGTTTAAAATGGAACCTATTTATGAAACATTATTTGAAAATATGTTTGCAGGTAAAAAAGCTGAGACAGGAAATTCCGGAGAAGAAAGCAGGATTGTAACGCTGCTTATCCATGTAGGAATGAATTCGGAATTTGAAAACAAGAAAATAAAGGAACTGAAACTGCCAAAGACATTGCTTATAGTAAGTGTGAGGGCAAATGGAAAGGAAACTATTCCTGATGGAGAAACAGTTCTTAAGAGTGGAAATCAGCTTGTAATAATAACTACATACAAGACAGCAAGTGAATATGCATCGAAGTTAAAAGATGATGCAGCAAGGATAGTTTAAAAAATTTTGGAGAGAAAATATGATTTGGGAAAATAACTAAAAAATTATGTCAGGAGAAAAATGATAAAGAAATGGAAAACTTTTTTAGTGAAGGGGTTATCCCTCATATTTTGGATAATATTATGGCAGATTATTGCCGGTAAAATAAATCAGGAGCTGCTTCTGGCATCTCCTCTGGCTGTACTGAAGCAGACTGTGGTATCTGCTTTTGAACGGAACTTCTGGGAAAGGATATTTTTTTCCTATTTTCACATAATGGCAGGTTTTTTCATTGCAATATTTACAGGAATTGTACTTGCAGTGCTGTCGTATAATTTTAAGGCAGTAAAGATACTTCTTCATCCGATTATTACTTCCATAAGGTCAGTACCTACTGCAGCTGTGATAATACTGTTTCTCATATGGACAGATGTTAAAAATCTTTCCATCCTTGTTTCGGTATTTATGACACTTCCTATAATTTATGTGAGTATTCTCAAGGGATTGGAAGAAGTGGATAAAAATCTTCTTGAAATGGCAAAGGTTTTCAGGATAACGGCATTAAAAAAGATAATTTACATTTATATATCCCAGATATTACCCTATTTTGAATCAGGAGGACTCAATGCCCTCGGAATAGCATGGAAATCAGGGATTGCGGCGGAAGTAATAGGAATTCCGACAGGTTCGATAGGAGAAGTACTATACGAGTCAAAAGTCTATCTGAATACAGTAAACCTCTTTTCATGGGCGATTGTGATTATTATACTGGGATTTATAAGCGAAAAGGTTTTTGTATATCTTATAAAACTTTGCGTAAGAAAGATAGAGGGAAGATAGTATGATTAGAATAAGAAATCTTTCAAAGAAATATGGAGAGAATGTAATTTTTAAAGACAGGTCATTTGACCTTGAGGAAAGAAAAACAACGGCAATTATGGGAAAATCAGGACTTGGAAAAACAACTCTTCTGAGAATACTGATGGGTCTTGAAAAGTATGATGCAGGCAGTATTGAAGGAATGGAAAACAAGAAAATAAGTGCAGTCTTTCAGGAGGACAGACTCTGCGAAAATCTGCCGGCAGTGACAAATGTTGCCATCGTATGTGAAAAGAATGTTACTTTGCAGGAAATACGAAAGGAACTGGAAAATATAGGACTTTCAGGGAGTACAGAAAAGCCTGTTAAGGAACTGAGCGGTGGAATGAAAAGACGGGTGGCAATAATAAGGAGCATTATGGCTGATTCGGATATTGTAATATTTGATGAGCCTTTTAAGGGACTGGATGTGGAAACCAGAAAAACTGTCATTGAGTATCTGAAGGAAAAATTAAAGGATAGAACAGTAATAATGGTTACACATGATATAGATGAAGCGTTGGCATTAAACTGCAAAATAATAAACTTAAAATAAGGAAGGTGTGATGTAGATGAAAAAGAGATTTTTCAATGTTTTTGCACTTATAATGGTGCTTATATTCACAGTTATCAGCTGCGGGGAAAAGAAAGAGGAGAAAAAACAGGATACACAGGTAACACAGGAAGTGAAAAAAGAAGACGGTGTTATTAGAGTTGCTGCAATAAAGGGACCTCCTGCAATGGGATTTGTGAAACTTTTTGCTGACAATGAAGAAGGAAAGACTTTAAACAAGTATGACACTAAAATAGTGAGTACACCTGATGAAATGATTGCAATGATAGGAAAAGGTGAAGTTGATATTGCTTCAATACCGTCAAATCTGGCTTCAGTTCTTTACAATAAGACAGAAGGGAAAATTCAGGTGGCATCAATTATAGCTTTTGGAATACTTTATGTTGTTGAAAATGGTGGAGAAACAGTTAAAAGTGTGAAGGATTTGAAAGGAAAAACATTATATCTAAATGGGAAGGGAGCAACTCCTGAAATAGTGCTTAATTACGTGCTTAAAGGAAATGGACTTGAACCTGGAAAAGATGTCAAGCTTGAATTCAAATCAGAAGCTGCGGAAGTAGTAAGTGCACTGGCAAACGATCCTAAAGGTATAGCACTTCTTAATCAGCCTTTTGTAACAGTTGCACAGGCTAAAAATCCTAATTTGAAGGTGGCATTTGCATTGGCTGATGAGTGGGATAAAGTTCCAGGAACTAAAAAAGGTTCGCAAGTATCAGGAGTAATAGTATTTAATAAGGAATTTGCAGAAAAGAATCCTGAAAAAGTGGCAAATTTCCTGAAGGAGTATGAACAGTCAGTAAAATACCTTAATGAGAATGTAGATGAGGGAGCAAAACTGCTTGGAAAATACAATATAATTCCTGAGCCTATAGCTAAAAAAGCTATTCCTAAGACTAATGTCACTTTTGTTGCCGGAGAAGAAATGAAGGAAAAAATTTCTGAATACTTAAGAATATTACACGAAGGAAATCCAAAAATAATTGGTGGAAAAGTTCCTGGTGATGATTTCTATTATATTCAGAAATAAGATGATGGTTAATGAAAATTGAAAGATAGAGTAAAAAAGATATGAAAAAAGATATATTTTTAATAAAATTTTATTATAGACCTGAAATATCTTATGAAGACTGGATTTTAAAAGTATATGTTGATGATAGAAATATTTGTGAATTTACAGTTGATGGCAGAATAGAAGAAGATACAGGTAACTTAATATTTTTATCTGACTGGTTTAAAAATAATTTAAAATTTATTCTAAATAAAAATGATGAATTTCCACTAGCAGTAGATGGGAATTCAGGAATTGAAATAAGAAAAAAAGCCTATGCCATTGGAATTAAGGAAAATAAAGAAATTGAATGGTTTGAAGCTGTTTATGAATGGAGTGAACGACATTTATGGACTTTTTCAGGGCTTGAAA
The DNA window shown above is from Leptotrichia sp. oral taxon 215 str. W9775 and carries:
- a CDS encoding ABC transporter substrate-binding protein, whose translation is MKKRFFNVFALIMVLIFTVISCGEKKEEKKQDTQVTQEVKKEDGVIRVAAIKGPPAMGFVKLFADNEEGKTLNKYDTKIVSTPDEMIAMIGKGEVDIASIPSNLASVLYNKTEGKIQVASIIAFGILYVVENGGETVKSVKDLKGKTLYLNGKGATPEIVLNYVLKGNGLEPGKDVKLEFKSEAAEVVSALANDPKGIALLNQPFVTVAQAKNPNLKVAFALADEWDKVPGTKKGSQVSGVIVFNKEFAEKNPEKVANFLKEYEQSVKYLNENVDEGAKLLGKYNIIPEPIAKKAIPKTNVTFVAGEEMKEKISEYLRILHEGNPKIIGGKVPGDDFYYIQK
- a CDS encoding ABC transporter permease, with the translated sequence MIKKWKTFLVKGLSLIFWIILWQIIAGKINQELLLASPLAVLKQTVVSAFERNFWERIFFSYFHIMAGFFIAIFTGIVLAVLSYNFKAVKILLHPIITSIRSVPTAAVIILFLIWTDVKNLSILVSVFMTLPIIYVSILKGLEEVDKNLLEMAKVFRITALKKIIYIYISQILPYFESGGLNALGIAWKSGIAAEVIGIPTGSIGEVLYESKVYLNTVNLFSWAIVIIILGFISEKVFVYLIKLCVRKIEGR
- a CDS encoding ATP-binding cassette domain-containing protein, which produces MIRIRNLSKKYGENVIFKDRSFDLEERKTTAIMGKSGLGKTTLLRILMGLEKYDAGSIEGMENKKISAVFQEDRLCENLPAVTNVAIVCEKNVTLQEIRKELENIGLSGSTEKPVKELSGGMKRRVAIIRSIMADSDIVIFDEPFKGLDVETRKTVIEYLKEKLKDRTVIMVTHDIDEALALNCKIINLK